One region of Flavobacterium sp. KACC 22763 genomic DNA includes:
- a CDS encoding type IX secretion system plug protein has protein sequence MPKFLYTSFIFLFIFTLAKAQEKEIDPPYNIKTVSFIQNGSNVAPIFELGSPFTFQFDDLFGNEANYYFEVIHCDYNWFPTDIPKTDYIFGMDNQRITDFSNSFNTLQVYTHYRLSFPNQFTQLLKLSGNYMLRILNEDREVVFSRKFILHENHCTVGVQVKRSRNLSNIDYKQNLDFAILSNDIVFQTPLQNVKVLLLQNGNFHTEIKNVVPQYTIGNQLVYKYDKETQFWGGNEFLYFENKDIRAASNNVAKVGSNNDIYNSFLYTNAARGNQIYTNYEDVNGNFVVKNINGSNNDIEADYAWVYFSLSAPAFRMNKDIYISGMFNNYSLSPEYKMDHNNDKGVFEKAIMIKQGFTNFQYTVADKKGVVDFENAIDGNFYQTENEYTILVYYKEATDRYQRVIGKGNANSINIVN, from the coding sequence ATGCCGAAATTTTTATATACAAGCTTTATTTTTCTTTTCATTTTCACTTTAGCGAAAGCTCAAGAAAAAGAAATTGACCCTCCTTACAATATCAAAACTGTCTCTTTTATTCAGAATGGCAGTAATGTTGCGCCAATTTTCGAATTAGGTTCTCCATTTACCTTTCAATTTGATGATTTGTTTGGTAATGAAGCCAATTATTACTTTGAAGTTATTCATTGCGATTACAACTGGTTTCCAACAGATATTCCAAAAACTGACTATATTTTTGGTATGGATAATCAGAGAATTACCGATTTTTCGAATTCGTTTAATACCCTACAGGTTTATACACATTATAGACTTTCTTTTCCGAATCAGTTTACGCAATTATTAAAGCTTTCAGGCAATTATATGTTGCGAATTCTTAATGAAGACCGAGAAGTTGTTTTCTCAAGAAAATTTATTTTACACGAAAATCATTGTACTGTTGGCGTGCAAGTAAAAAGAAGCCGTAACCTTAGCAATATTGATTATAAACAGAATCTTGATTTTGCTATTTTATCTAATGATATTGTGTTTCAAACTCCATTGCAAAATGTAAAAGTGCTTTTACTGCAAAACGGAAACTTTCATACCGAAATAAAAAATGTTGTTCCCCAATACACAATTGGTAATCAGCTGGTTTATAAATACGACAAAGAAACCCAGTTTTGGGGCGGAAATGAGTTTTTGTATTTTGAAAACAAAGACATTAGAGCTGCCAGTAATAATGTGGCCAAAGTAGGTTCGAACAATGATATTTACAATTCGTTTTTGTACACCAATGCAGCAAGAGGAAATCAGATTTATACTAATTATGAAGATGTGAACGGAAATTTTGTTGTGAAAAACATCAACGGTTCTAATAATGACATTGAGGCCGATTATGCATGGGTTTATTTTAGTCTTTCTGCTCCTGCTTTTAGAATGAACAAAGACATTTATATCTCTGGAATGTTTAACAACTACAGTCTTTCGCCAGAGTACAAAATGGATCACAATAATGACAAAGGAGTTTTTGAAAAAGCCATTATGATCAAGCAAGGTTTTACTAATTTTCAGTACACTGTTGCAGATAAAAAAGGGGTTGTTGATTTTGAAAATGCCATTGACGGAAACTTTTATCAGACTGAAAACGAGTACACCATCTTGGTTTATTACAAAGAAGCTACTGACCGTTATCAGCGTGTAATTGGAAAAGGAAATGCAAACTCTATCAATATAGTCAATTAA